The following proteins are encoded in a genomic region of Vulpes vulpes isolate BD-2025 chromosome X, VulVul3, whole genome shotgun sequence:
- the LOC112907292 gene encoding putative protein SSX6, which translates to MNKGSSFAKSSREDTQKSEKKCKAFKDISKYFSKQEWAKLGYSDKITYVYMKRNYDTMTGLGLRATLPAFMCPKKRAIKSKRHDSDENENHRNQNEPLQEVSNVKKRKHQKVMLKTVKEEEDSDPIPITPGFEQAQKVLCLPGKACTSDQQSEIIPGPKRGKNSIWAYRLRERKNLVVYEEISDPEEED; encoded by the exons ATGAATAAAGGCAGCTCCTTTGCAAAGAGCTCCAGGGAGGATACccagaaatcagagaagaaatgcAAG gcTTTCAAGGATATTTCCAAATACTTCTCTAAGCAAGAATGGGCAAAGCTTGGCTACTCAGATAAAATCACCTATGTGTACATGAAGAGAAACTATGACACCATGACTGGTCTAG GTCTCAGGGCCACCCTCCCAGCCTTCATGTGTCCTAAAAAACGTGCCATAAAATCCAAGAGGCATGATTCTGATGAAAATGAGAACCACAGGAATCAGA aTGAACCTCTTCAGGAGGTTTCCaatgtgaaaaagagaaaacaccagAAG GTGATGCTCAAAACGGTGAAGGAAGAAGAGGATTCAGACCCAATACCAATAACACCTGGATTTGAGCAGGCTCAGAAAGTGCTGTGCCTCCCTGGAAAAGCATGTACCTCTGATCAACAGAGTGAGATAATACCAG GACCCAAGAGAGGGAAGAATAGTATTTGGGCCTACAGACTGCGGGAGAGGAAGAACCTAGTAGTGTATGAAGAGATCAGTGATCCTGAGGAAGAGGACTAA